One genomic region from Chthonomonas calidirosea T49 encodes:
- a CDS encoding Fe-S oxidoreductase, producing MPTLGDYPERPADRNRWIVSLRGPKNPLDPWRPYAWLHEEERDPKGAIVSSNVVFLTNKECPFRCLMCDLWKNTLDTSVPEGAIPTQIRWALEQLPPAKQIKLYNAGSFFDPHAVPPSDDDALLALLAPFERVIVESHPVFLGKRCLAFQKGLAGELEVAIGLETAHPLALDRLNKRMTVEDFRRAARFLRAHQIALRVFLLVFPPFLDEKEGYEWVIRSMQIAFEEGATVCCLIPTRGGNGAIERLAAQGWYAPPTLSLLEQLLEEGLRWRQGRVFVDLWDIERFATCACASARIARLAAMNRDQQPQPPVFCPACT from the coding sequence ATGCCCACCCTAGGAGACTATCCAGAACGACCTGCCGACCGAAACCGCTGGATTGTAAGCCTGCGCGGGCCGAAGAACCCTCTGGATCCTTGGCGGCCATATGCATGGCTCCACGAGGAAGAGCGCGACCCAAAAGGCGCTATTGTCTCTTCCAACGTGGTTTTTCTCACCAACAAAGAGTGCCCCTTCCGTTGTCTTATGTGCGACCTCTGGAAAAACACGCTCGATACTTCGGTGCCGGAAGGGGCCATACCCACCCAGATTCGATGGGCGCTCGAACAGCTACCACCGGCAAAACAGATCAAGCTCTACAACGCCGGCAGCTTCTTCGACCCCCATGCCGTTCCTCCCTCGGACGACGACGCCCTGCTAGCCCTGCTCGCCCCCTTCGAGCGCGTGATTGTGGAGAGCCACCCGGTCTTCCTGGGAAAACGGTGCCTTGCGTTTCAGAAGGGACTTGCGGGCGAGTTGGAAGTGGCCATCGGCTTGGAGACCGCCCATCCACTTGCGCTCGACCGCCTGAATAAGCGCATGACGGTGGAGGATTTTCGACGAGCGGCTCGCTTCCTTCGCGCGCACCAGATCGCCCTGCGAGTCTTCCTTCTGGTTTTTCCGCCCTTCCTCGATGAGAAAGAGGGTTATGAATGGGTTATTCGTTCCATGCAGATAGCCTTCGAAGAGGGGGCTACCGTCTGTTGCCTCATACCAACGCGCGGGGGAAATGGCGCCATAGAGAGGCTCGCAGCCCAAGGTTGGTATGCACCGCCAACGCTTTCTCTCCTCGAACAGCTCCTTGAAGAGGGATTACGGTGGCGACAGGGGCGCGTCTTTGTGGATCTTTGGGACATCGAGCGTTTCGCCACTTGCGCCTGTGCGTCGGCACGCATCGCACGGTTGGCGGCTATGAATCGAGACCAGCAGCCGCAGCCCCCTGTATTCTGCCCTGCCTGCACATAA
- the erpA gene encoding iron-sulfur cluster insertion protein ErpA gives MASIDTPVNPGIVLTERAAQEIRGLLESQGKADAALRVFVQGGGCSGLSYGMAIDDVVEEDDFVYDCHGVKVVVDSLSIQYIKGSSIDYVEDVMGGGFKIDNPNAIRTCGCGSSFSTEEAGESDADGGCGPGCGCH, from the coding sequence ATGGCCTCTATAGATACTCCGGTTAATCCCGGAATCGTGTTAACTGAGCGAGCCGCTCAAGAGATTCGTGGTCTGTTGGAGAGTCAAGGAAAGGCCGACGCAGCTCTGCGCGTTTTTGTGCAGGGCGGCGGATGCTCCGGCCTAAGCTATGGCATGGCCATTGACGACGTGGTGGAAGAAGACGATTTCGTCTACGACTGCCATGGTGTTAAAGTGGTGGTAGATTCTCTCAGCATTCAGTATATCAAGGGCTCCTCCATTGACTATGTGGAAGACGTCATGGGGGGCGGTTTCAAGATTGATAACCCCAACGCCATCCGCACCTGCGGCTGTGGCAGCTCTTTCTCCACCGAGGAGGCGGGAGAGAGCGACGCCGATGGCGGTTGTGGCCCTGGCTGCGGTTGCCACTAG
- a CDS encoding double zinc ribbon domain-containing protein, whose protein sequence is MRCQQCGQEIEPFASTCPYCGTRLQVSSLTVPTPQTTIQQAPAGAVSYSTTTSPSTITERCLVCGATIPARNIACPQCRTPRGMVVDPYDPTCSRYLLVVPQSMAPRSVADRLDTSVLSSWHWGAAFLTLFWA, encoded by the coding sequence ATGCGGTGTCAACAGTGCGGACAAGAGATCGAGCCCTTTGCATCCACATGCCCCTATTGTGGCACCAGGCTACAGGTCTCAAGCTTAACAGTCCCCACTCCTCAGACCACAATCCAGCAGGCCCCTGCGGGCGCAGTGTCTTATTCCACTACGACCTCTCCTTCCACCATAACGGAACGCTGTCTTGTATGCGGAGCAACGATTCCGGCCCGTAACATAGCGTGCCCCCAATGTCGCACCCCACGAGGGATGGTGGTTGATCCCTATGACCCTACCTGTAGCCGCTATCTCTTAGTGGTTCCCCAGTCCATGGCTCCTCGCAGCGTAGCCGATCGCCTTGATACTTCGGTTTTATCAAGCTGGCACTGGGGAGCGGCCTTCCTTACCCTTTTCTGGGCATAG
- a CDS encoding thymidine phosphorylase produces MRAVEFIAKKRDGGEHTEEELRDFIGKVTEGSLPDYQVSAWLMAVFLRGMTMQETCALTRAMRDSGERIDLSDLPNGPTLDKHSTGGVGDKTSLVVAPLLAAAGIPILKMSGRGLGFSGGTIDKLEAIPGLRTALGREEAKQQVRSIGLAILSQSSQLAPADGKLYALRDVTATVESIPLIASSIMSKKLAGGAKRILLDVKVGSGSFMRELEQARALASTLVTIGVQEGVPTQAVLTDMEEPLGWTVGNALEVEEAIRVLQNADAAEPRFLALCLGLVEHGLLACERAKNPQEAQNIAEQLLRSGTGAAKLEAMIRAQGGPKALEAVLTALPRAPITYRVEAPEDGFIAAIDARVVGLLAVALGAGRSTKEDRIDPAVGIVLHKKRGAWVHAGEPLATLHLQDTQASQRDHFKTMLLSAYRFAAEPVVLPPSPLLEVLSSI; encoded by the coding sequence GTGCGCGCTGTGGAGTTTATCGCCAAGAAGCGCGATGGTGGTGAGCATACAGAAGAGGAGCTGCGCGATTTTATCGGTAAGGTGACTGAAGGCAGTCTGCCCGATTACCAGGTAAGTGCGTGGCTCATGGCGGTGTTTTTGCGCGGCATGACGATGCAGGAAACCTGTGCGCTCACTCGTGCGATGCGTGATTCGGGTGAACGGATAGACCTTTCCGATCTCCCCAACGGCCCCACGCTCGACAAGCATAGCACAGGGGGAGTGGGGGATAAAACGTCGCTTGTTGTGGCGCCGTTATTGGCAGCTGCCGGCATCCCTATTTTAAAAATGAGCGGCCGTGGGCTTGGTTTTTCCGGAGGCACCATAGATAAGCTAGAGGCCATACCGGGGTTGCGCACCGCCCTAGGGAGGGAGGAGGCCAAGCAGCAGGTACGCTCCATTGGGCTCGCTATTCTTTCTCAATCGTCCCAACTAGCCCCTGCTGATGGCAAGTTGTACGCTCTTAGAGACGTTACCGCCACGGTCGAGTCGATCCCGCTTATCGCGAGCAGCATCATGAGCAAGAAGCTTGCCGGAGGTGCCAAGCGTATTCTGCTGGATGTGAAAGTTGGTAGCGGCTCTTTTATGAGGGAACTCGAGCAGGCGCGGGCATTGGCGAGCACACTCGTAACGATAGGGGTTCAAGAGGGGGTGCCGACGCAGGCCGTGCTAACGGATATGGAGGAGCCTTTGGGGTGGACGGTAGGGAACGCCTTGGAGGTTGAGGAGGCCATTCGCGTCTTACAAAACGCCGATGCTGCGGAGCCGCGCTTTTTAGCACTCTGTTTGGGGCTGGTGGAACATGGGCTGCTTGCGTGCGAACGTGCAAAGAATCCTCAGGAGGCGCAGAACATAGCAGAGCAGTTGCTGCGGTCGGGTACTGGAGCGGCAAAATTAGAGGCAATGATTCGCGCTCAGGGAGGGCCAAAGGCTTTAGAGGCGGTACTGACCGCTCTGCCACGTGCACCTATTACCTATAGGGTAGAGGCGCCTGAGGATGGGTTCATTGCAGCGATAGATGCACGTGTCGTGGGGCTATTGGCTGTGGCATTAGGGGCTGGACGTTCCACGAAAGAGGATAGAATTGACCCTGCAGTAGGAATTGTGCTCCATAAAAAACGAGGTGCTTGGGTTCACGCTGGCGAACCTCTTGCAACCCTGCATTTGCAGGATACGCAGGCATCGCAACGAGACCATTTCAAAACAATGCTTCTATCGGCCTACCGTTTTGCAGCCGAACCCGTCGTTCTGCCTCCAAGCCCTCTCTTAGAGGTTCTGTCCTCTATATGA
- a CDS encoding DUF3857 domain-containing transglutaminase family protein — MKWSHVVFVVMGWMVGQQLALAQSPSATKPVIPPTLDATLQEALRTAPDQSRWPNSHYVKLLDLGELTVEPDGTTIGIYRETYKLFDRAARALAEVHLPFNSSFQELTLVSARTIEPDGKVLTVPLNSLRQEGVESDYPLYDDAVAIGFSMPGIQDNCVIDYTYKIVTHPTFFPGLVTAYWGFNDAFPVMLSRYTLHVPASMTNLRIRLHHMEGVKTSETISKDGHTKTLTWQMGPLDPIPIETAMPAIGDVRAWMEISSLPDWQAIGRWFYKLCAPQWQSDDAMRQKVAQLLTGLTSPEARASAIYRWVTDHVRYVGLEFGLSAYKPHAAATVFRNLYGDCKDKVILLITMLRLAGIEAQPALLYAGRLRPLTADLPSLTAFNHCIALASVNGKSVWMDPTAEDCPYGVVPDADQGVQALVVSENGGTLQTVPIGTPEQEGADFLITMVIGANGAATVTEKAILEGETARSVRGTWRDLTEDRRKTFVGQLIQQFGISGEINECTLSEKAPEQDAVGLDCHLQAASVGRDAGNLLLLPAFSVLLNQVDARPYSAPKRVWPIVIEHPSHVSDIVSVTLPKGCRVLHLPASVHIEGPLETYDRKVTLSDDGSRVTISDRFVQRNGEVAVADYGKEQQFWGQVIQALQDTLVVQKP, encoded by the coding sequence ATGAAATGGTCTCATGTCGTTTTTGTTGTGATGGGATGGATGGTTGGGCAGCAGCTGGCTTTGGCGCAGTCGCCATCGGCTACAAAGCCGGTGATCCCGCCCACACTCGATGCCACCCTGCAGGAGGCGTTGCGCACAGCTCCGGATCAAAGTCGGTGGCCTAACAGTCACTATGTGAAACTGCTAGATCTGGGCGAGCTTACCGTGGAGCCGGATGGCACAACCATAGGAATCTATCGCGAGACCTACAAGCTGTTTGATAGGGCTGCGCGCGCGTTGGCCGAGGTGCATCTGCCGTTTAACAGTAGCTTCCAGGAGCTAACTCTTGTCTCGGCGCGCACCATTGAGCCAGACGGAAAAGTGCTTACCGTCCCTCTCAATTCGTTACGGCAAGAGGGCGTGGAGAGCGACTACCCCCTGTACGACGACGCGGTGGCCATCGGGTTTTCCATGCCCGGCATCCAAGACAACTGCGTTATAGACTACACCTATAAGATCGTCACCCATCCCACATTTTTCCCTGGGCTTGTAACGGCCTATTGGGGGTTTAACGATGCGTTCCCGGTGATGCTAAGTCGTTACACCCTACATGTGCCGGCGAGCATGACGAATCTGCGCATTCGGCTGCATCATATGGAGGGCGTTAAGACCTCGGAAACGATTTCCAAGGATGGGCACACCAAGACGTTAACATGGCAGATGGGGCCTCTCGACCCTATTCCTATAGAGACGGCGATGCCGGCCATTGGGGATGTGCGGGCGTGGATGGAGATTTCTAGCCTGCCAGATTGGCAAGCGATTGGACGTTGGTTTTACAAACTGTGTGCACCGCAGTGGCAGTCCGACGATGCGATGAGGCAAAAAGTCGCTCAGCTCCTCACCGGCCTGACCTCTCCGGAAGCGCGTGCAAGCGCGATCTACCGATGGGTCACCGATCACGTTCGGTATGTAGGGCTAGAGTTCGGGCTTTCGGCCTACAAGCCTCATGCGGCCGCAACGGTGTTCCGCAATCTCTATGGGGACTGTAAAGACAAGGTTATTCTGCTTATCACCATGCTGCGATTAGCGGGCATCGAAGCTCAGCCGGCGCTGCTTTATGCTGGCCGTTTACGTCCTCTCACGGCGGATCTACCCTCGCTCACCGCGTTTAACCACTGCATCGCCTTGGCCTCGGTAAACGGCAAGAGCGTTTGGATGGATCCGACAGCTGAAGACTGCCCCTACGGCGTAGTCCCAGATGCCGATCAGGGGGTACAGGCTTTGGTTGTATCGGAAAACGGGGGAACCTTGCAAACCGTGCCCATCGGCACACCGGAGCAAGAGGGAGCCGATTTCCTCATCACCATGGTTATAGGGGCGAACGGGGCGGCCACGGTTACGGAGAAGGCGATTTTAGAGGGCGAAACGGCGCGAAGCGTAAGGGGCACATGGCGTGACCTTACCGAAGACCGCAGGAAAACCTTTGTGGGGCAGCTCATTCAACAGTTCGGAATCTCAGGTGAGATCAACGAATGCACGCTTTCGGAAAAAGCGCCGGAGCAAGATGCCGTAGGGCTCGATTGTCATCTGCAGGCTGCCAGCGTGGGGCGCGACGCAGGGAATCTCCTTTTACTGCCGGCCTTCTCTGTCCTACTCAACCAGGTGGATGCACGTCCCTACTCCGCACCGAAGCGCGTTTGGCCTATTGTCATCGAGCACCCCTCGCACGTCAGCGACATCGTCTCTGTCACCTTGCCGAAAGGCTGTCGTGTGTTGCACCTGCCCGCCTCGGTTCATATCGAGGGGCCTTTAGAAACCTACGATCGAAAGGTGACCCTCTCGGACGATGGGAGCCGGGTGACGATTTCCGACCGTTTTGTTCAACGGAATGGGGAGGTGGCTGTGGCGGACTATGGGAAAGAACAACAGTTTTGGGGGCAGGTAATACAGGCTTTGCAAGATACCCTCGTTGTGCAAAAACCCTGA
- a CDS encoding ABC transporter transmembrane domain-containing protein: protein MPILETLPEEVENSLRTLRAGDLKDEQADETLQKLLGSDTGFPTAITPRITFATDLNVAGEFATEWLVVDDTHIYVFAPDGEGSAEIRYAIPLSSVRRVTAEMQVGNGLIELETDTTVIPLLRYSLSVVAEANAIARQLNAMVKGEEPHLEALKETRKRLCPRCHRILPPETNVCPACIDKRATLIRLFSFLAPYKGLVALGLALLLCSTVTDLTPPYIVGRMVDLLIRQTRANDHRLLPLVMWVLLLACMRVLSAAINYGQQRLNPWLGGRVSMDIRMALFRKLSQFSLGYYDKRSTGSVMSRITNDADNLWDFITGGIPWLVSNTLTLVGIGLVLFRINWQLALLMLIPAPFIFFLTRWFMPRARARFHVVWHRISKLYSALNSALSGIKVVKAFAQEHREVERFRRRAEAVFRASFEANAFRATYWPLLGLLMSAGSYIIWIAGGSKVLQNHGIMTIGELTMFNGYLMQFYQPFMNFSQVMDWSTRSMTAAERVFEILDTEPDIRDSENSVPMPTMRGEVKFENVSFSYDKAHYALENFNLEVKPGEMIGLVGHSGAGKTTIINLLSRFYDVTEGRITIDGVDIRDIRLEDYHRHFGIVPQEPFLFPGTIRDNIAYAHPEATPEEVMRAAKAANCHEFILRFPDGYDTQVGERGQRVSGGERQRISIARAILHNPKILILDEATASVDTEAEKQIQEAIARLVEGRTTFAIAHRLSTLRNADRLVVMKEGKMVEMGTHEELMEKDGVYANLVRIQSEINKLRAV, encoded by the coding sequence ATGCCGATTCTCGAAACGCTGCCGGAAGAGGTCGAAAACAGTCTGCGCACCCTACGTGCCGGCGACCTAAAAGACGAGCAAGCGGACGAAACTTTACAAAAACTTCTTGGCTCCGACACAGGTTTCCCAACTGCAATTACCCCGCGCATCACCTTCGCCACCGACCTCAACGTTGCCGGTGAGTTTGCCACCGAATGGTTGGTGGTTGACGATACGCACATCTACGTTTTTGCCCCAGATGGCGAAGGCTCGGCGGAGATACGCTATGCCATACCTCTTTCGAGCGTACGCCGTGTGACAGCAGAAATGCAGGTGGGCAACGGCCTTATCGAGCTAGAGACGGATACAACCGTCATTCCGTTGTTACGTTATTCTCTCTCGGTGGTGGCGGAGGCAAACGCCATTGCGCGTCAGCTGAACGCGATGGTCAAAGGCGAAGAGCCTCATTTGGAGGCGCTGAAAGAGACGCGCAAGAGGTTGTGTCCGCGTTGCCATCGTATCTTACCACCGGAGACGAATGTATGCCCCGCCTGTATTGACAAGCGGGCGACGCTCATTCGGCTGTTCAGTTTCCTCGCACCCTATAAAGGGTTGGTGGCGCTGGGGTTGGCGCTTCTGCTCTGTTCCACGGTGACCGATCTCACGCCCCCTTACATTGTGGGCCGCATGGTGGATCTGCTGATTCGCCAGACTCGTGCCAACGATCATCGCCTGCTACCGCTTGTGATGTGGGTTTTGTTGCTCGCCTGCATGCGAGTGCTAAGCGCGGCGATCAACTATGGACAGCAGCGCCTGAATCCATGGCTTGGTGGACGGGTAAGCATGGATATCCGCATGGCGCTTTTCCGCAAGCTAAGCCAGTTTTCTTTGGGGTATTACGACAAGCGAAGCACCGGCTCGGTGATGTCGCGCATCACCAACGATGCCGACAACCTGTGGGACTTCATTACGGGGGGCATACCGTGGCTCGTTTCTAACACGCTTACGCTGGTGGGTATAGGCCTCGTTCTTTTCCGCATTAACTGGCAGTTAGCGCTGCTCATGCTCATTCCGGCGCCTTTCATCTTTTTCCTCACCCGCTGGTTTATGCCGCGCGCTCGCGCTCGATTTCATGTGGTGTGGCATCGTATCAGCAAGCTCTACTCGGCGCTTAACAGCGCTCTATCGGGCATTAAGGTGGTGAAAGCCTTTGCTCAAGAGCATCGGGAGGTGGAGCGTTTTCGACGCCGAGCCGAGGCGGTTTTCCGTGCAAGCTTTGAGGCAAACGCATTTCGTGCGACCTACTGGCCTTTGTTGGGGCTGCTAATGAGCGCGGGCTCCTACATTATCTGGATCGCCGGCGGAAGCAAGGTGTTGCAAAACCACGGCATCATGACCATCGGCGAGTTGACCATGTTTAACGGCTATCTCATGCAGTTTTATCAGCCCTTCATGAACTTCAGCCAGGTAATGGACTGGTCTACGCGCTCCATGACAGCGGCCGAGCGGGTTTTTGAGATCCTCGATACCGAGCCCGACATTCGCGATAGCGAAAACTCGGTGCCCATGCCGACGATGCGCGGCGAGGTGAAGTTTGAGAACGTCTCCTTCTCTTACGACAAGGCGCACTATGCGCTGGAGAACTTTAACCTTGAGGTGAAGCCAGGCGAGATGATCGGTCTCGTAGGGCATAGTGGGGCTGGAAAAACGACCATTATCAACCTGCTGTCGCGTTTCTACGATGTAACTGAGGGACGCATTACGATAGATGGGGTAGATATTCGCGATATTCGGCTAGAGGACTATCATCGCCACTTCGGCATCGTGCCCCAGGAGCCGTTCCTCTTTCCAGGAACGATTCGCGATAACATCGCCTATGCGCATCCGGAGGCGACCCCCGAGGAGGTGATGCGTGCTGCCAAAGCTGCCAACTGCCATGAGTTTATTCTGCGTTTTCCAGACGGTTACGACACGCAGGTGGGCGAAAGAGGGCAGCGCGTTTCCGGTGGAGAGCGCCAGCGCATCTCCATAGCGCGTGCCATTCTGCACAACCCGAAGATCCTTATTTTGGATGAGGCCACGGCCAGTGTGGATACGGAGGCCGAAAAGCAGATTCAAGAGGCCATCGCGCGTTTGGTGGAGGGGCGCACGACCTTTGCCATCGCCCACCGCCTTTCGACATTGCGCAACGCCGATAGGCTTGTGGTCATGAAGGAGGGCAAGATGGTCGAAATGGGCACGCATGAGGAGCTGATGGAGAAGGACGGGGTATACGCGAATCTCGTGCGAATTCAATCGGAGATCAACAAACTTCGCGCTGTCTGA
- a CDS encoding asparagine synthase-related protein: protein MLTGVERLVDLTGPQQVGLTGKTLAEVQEAVRTGDVSALAQTDGHFAVVAREGQTVRLARTIGIPLRYFVAKMFHGPFLIVADRIDRIFEWCQQHKIGWQFDPLYTRMVPAHYLIEIEQIGCPDPAPRYHRFFSPPVETGPESIEACGIAYVRAAYNALKQWLSTLPAQEPIALAFSGGVDSTSVLLMAYHALQELGRNPQNLRAFTLNLGGGADMAQAEQVVTQLGLRSIWEPIEREASRVNMEEAIQLIEDYHPLDVQCAAMGICLLEGIRERYPHLKYLLDGDGGDENLKDYPLEDSDLTLSSVLRNPLLYQEGWGVDAIKHSLTYSGGLSRSYVRTFAPAARYGFHAFSPYTVRSVIAASTAIPFSKLVGGDVERLYNLKAEVVRAGVRALIGVDMPTPPKRRFQDGVSDNSYRHWRVGKGWCRQVFLRQWQERLKDVWDDPSERISGNDLNIPLPSLKR, encoded by the coding sequence ATGCTTACCGGCGTAGAGCGCTTAGTAGATTTAACCGGACCACAGCAGGTTGGGCTCACCGGGAAAACGCTTGCTGAAGTGCAAGAGGCCGTGCGAACGGGCGACGTGAGCGCGCTTGCCCAAACCGATGGACACTTTGCTGTGGTCGCGCGTGAGGGACAGACCGTTCGCTTGGCCCGAACCATTGGCATTCCGTTGCGCTACTTTGTGGCAAAAATGTTTCACGGCCCTTTTCTGATCGTTGCCGATCGCATAGACCGCATCTTCGAGTGGTGTCAGCAGCATAAAATTGGATGGCAGTTCGATCCCCTCTATACCCGCATGGTTCCTGCCCACTACCTTATCGAGATCGAACAGATCGGCTGTCCCGATCCGGCCCCTCGCTACCATCGTTTCTTCAGCCCGCCCGTCGAGACAGGTCCAGAGTCTATCGAAGCATGCGGCATTGCCTACGTACGGGCGGCCTATAACGCGCTTAAGCAGTGGCTCAGCACGCTGCCGGCTCAGGAACCTATCGCCCTCGCCTTCTCCGGCGGTGTAGATAGCACCTCCGTGCTCCTCATGGCCTATCATGCCCTCCAAGAGCTAGGGCGTAATCCCCAAAACCTACGTGCTTTTACCCTTAACCTTGGAGGAGGCGCCGATATGGCTCAGGCCGAACAGGTAGTAACTCAACTAGGGCTTCGCAGTATCTGGGAGCCGATCGAACGGGAGGCCTCGCGCGTGAACATGGAAGAGGCCATTCAGCTTATCGAAGACTACCATCCCCTCGATGTCCAGTGTGCTGCCATGGGTATCTGCCTCCTCGAAGGCATTCGCGAGCGCTACCCGCACCTGAAATATCTGCTAGATGGTGACGGGGGCGATGAAAATCTAAAAGACTATCCTTTGGAGGATTCCGATCTCACCCTCTCTAGCGTTCTCCGTAATCCACTGCTCTATCAAGAGGGTTGGGGCGTAGACGCCATCAAACATAGCCTCACCTATTCCGGTGGGCTTTCGCGCTCTTACGTGCGCACCTTTGCCCCTGCGGCACGTTATGGATTTCATGCCTTTTCGCCTTACACGGTCCGTTCGGTTATTGCGGCCTCTACCGCGATTCCTTTCTCAAAACTCGTCGGTGGCGATGTAGAGCGTCTTTACAACCTCAAGGCAGAAGTCGTTCGAGCTGGCGTTCGCGCCCTAATTGGGGTGGATATGCCCACCCCACCAAAACGGCGATTCCAAGATGGGGTTAGCGATAACAGCTACCGCCACTGGCGCGTAGGCAAGGGCTGGTGTCGCCAAGTGTTCCTACGCCAATGGCAAGAGCGCCTCAAGGACGTTTGGGACGATCCCTCGGAGAGGATCTCGGGCAACGATCTCAATATTCCCCTACCGTCTTTGAAGCGATAG
- a CDS encoding pyridoxal phosphate-dependent aminotransferase: MHISQRARNTAPSPTLAITARAKALAAQGKDVIGFGAGEPDFDTPDHIKQAAVAALEAGYTKYTPSSGDADLKQAIVEKLARDNGLHYKPSQVIVSCGAKHSLYNIMQALLDPGDEVIIPVPYWVTYPEQVKLADGVPVFVPTDPKNDFMPTREALRQAITSRTRAIVLNSPCNPTGAVASRQTIKEIVSLCIQHQIYLISDEIYEKLIYDGRQHVSPAALGSESFQYTITVNGCSKAYSMTGWRIGYVASANEEFIAAMGRLQDQSTSNPTSIAQKAAVAALLGPQEPVEQMRQAFEARRNAMVERLNAMPGVHCPMPGGAFYAFPDISALLGRKAGSKVIASSDALAEFLLDEAGVAVVPGSGFGADTHIRLSYATSMEKIEKGLERMAQALRKLE; encoded by the coding sequence ATGCACATTTCGCAGCGAGCACGTAACACAGCTCCCTCTCCTACGTTAGCTATCACGGCCCGTGCCAAGGCGCTAGCCGCGCAAGGCAAGGATGTCATAGGCTTCGGCGCGGGAGAGCCGGACTTCGATACCCCCGACCACATCAAACAGGCGGCCGTTGCTGCCCTGGAGGCCGGCTACACGAAATATACTCCTAGCAGCGGTGATGCCGACCTTAAGCAGGCCATCGTTGAGAAACTGGCACGCGATAATGGGCTGCACTATAAGCCCTCTCAAGTCATCGTCTCGTGCGGCGCCAAACACTCCCTTTACAACATTATGCAGGCGCTGCTCGACCCTGGCGATGAGGTGATCATCCCCGTTCCCTATTGGGTTACCTATCCAGAACAGGTCAAACTTGCCGACGGCGTCCCCGTCTTTGTACCAACCGACCCGAAAAACGACTTCATGCCAACTCGTGAAGCTCTCCGTCAAGCCATCACCTCACGAACGCGGGCCATCGTGCTGAATTCACCCTGCAACCCCACCGGTGCCGTGGCGTCGCGTCAAACGATAAAAGAGATCGTATCGTTGTGCATTCAACACCAGATCTATCTTATCAGTGACGAGATCTACGAGAAGCTGATCTACGATGGCCGCCAACATGTTAGCCCAGCCGCCCTAGGCAGTGAGAGTTTTCAATATACCATTACCGTGAATGGCTGCTCCAAAGCCTACTCCATGACGGGCTGGCGCATCGGCTATGTGGCTTCGGCGAATGAAGAGTTTATCGCCGCTATGGGGAGACTGCAGGATCAGTCCACTTCCAACCCCACCTCTATCGCTCAGAAGGCCGCAGTTGCCGCCCTCCTTGGGCCTCAGGAACCGGTGGAGCAGATGCGACAGGCTTTTGAAGCGCGGCGTAACGCCATGGTGGAACGCCTAAACGCCATGCCCGGCGTTCACTGCCCCATGCCGGGAGGCGCTTTTTACGCCTTCCCCGACATCTCGGCCCTGCTTGGGCGCAAAGCGGGAAGCAAAGTGATCGCCTCTTCGGACGCGCTGGCCGAATTCCTTCTCGATGAGGCCGGTGTGGCCGTGGTGCCCGGCTCTGGCTTTGGTGCCGACACGCACATCCGCCTCTCTTACGCCACCTCTATGGAGAAGATCGAGAAAGGCCTGGAACGGATGGCTCAGGCTCTTCGCAAACTAGAGTAG
- the rnc gene encoding ribonuclease III, whose protein sequence is MLDREELTENSTVLPLDKLQQLEQRLGVDFRRKELLAQAITHRSAVSSHQLQSNERLEFLGDAIIGLIVAEWLFKHHPDVTEGTLAKAKAYAVSEQALVEAARRLGIEEFVVVAYPESLLEGRGGRAILADAFEAIVAALYLDRGLVATKKFVERAMADIIQEAIKESYRRDYKSTLQELVQAQYRLTPVYRIRTEYGSDHDKTFEAEVLLHERPLGYGVGKSKKEAEQEAARAALAHWSQMEREDENK, encoded by the coding sequence ATGCTGGATAGAGAAGAGCTCACGGAAAATAGCACCGTCTTACCCTTAGATAAGCTACAACAGCTTGAACAGAGACTGGGGGTAGATTTTCGTCGAAAAGAGCTGCTCGCACAGGCCATCACGCATCGCTCTGCCGTCTCCTCGCATCAGCTTCAAAGCAACGAACGGTTGGAGTTTCTTGGGGATGCCATCATCGGCCTTATCGTGGCAGAATGGCTCTTCAAGCACCATCCCGACGTGACAGAGGGCACCCTCGCTAAGGCAAAAGCCTACGCCGTTAGCGAGCAGGCCCTCGTCGAAGCCGCACGCCGACTCGGCATCGAGGAGTTTGTCGTTGTCGCCTACCCCGAATCCCTCCTAGAGGGGCGCGGTGGACGCGCGATCTTGGCCGACGCTTTCGAGGCCATCGTGGCCGCTCTCTATCTCGACCGGGGCCTAGTTGCCACCAAAAAGTTCGTGGAGAGGGCCATGGCCGACATCATTCAAGAGGCTATTAAAGAGAGCTACCGCCGCGATTACAAGTCCACACTCCAAGAGCTCGTCCAAGCCCAATATCGTCTTACCCCGGTCTATCGCATCCGAACGGAGTACGGCAGCGACCACGATAAAACGTTTGAGGCCGAGGTGCTGCTGCACGAGCGCCCGCTGGGGTACGGGGTAGGCAAAAGCAAAAAGGAGGCCGAACAAGAAGCGGCCCGTGCGGCGCTAGCTCATTGGAGCCAAATGGAAAGGGAAGACGAAAACAAGTAA